One part of the Nostoc sp. PCC 7120 = FACHB-418 genome encodes these proteins:
- a CDS encoding cytochrome P450, with translation MLQYITAQIDNSSSFPYLVTVLSVTTIAGTFAWRWWKQKKKYKSLQSLPSPPKHWLLGNLPQVLAAVKQKKLFQLFFDWSQQLGPMYVVWNGSSPVVILSKPKVIEDTIVNGMRDGSLIRSARLRQAWNDISGPILIGETGNEWQWRRKVWNPEFSSSSLAKYLKIINQACVQVIDTLKETALPKEVEVDPLFVELTMRVISSLVLGIPVDRKITTNEGPPLEVLKVYEAMCVVGYRFLRQATGEKIWMKYLPTKNSQDYWASRRYLEEFLTPRVDLALQMREQSTDFPQVSPLFRESMLVRIAAKEPKYNRQTLIAESVEFLIAGTDTTAHTLSFAVGELSLNPRVFQKAREIVDQAWQGQDNINTESFKELAYISAILKETLRLYSIASGSTSLEAQRDTVIEGKVIPSGTRISWSMLAAGRDPEVYANPEEFLPERWLDKSKETSSLPMIDFGSGPHRCLGEHLSMLEGTMMLALLLRHFDWELVNGRSSLEQLQQNLLIYPSDKMPVRFRLRN, from the coding sequence ATGCTCCAATACATTACTGCTCAGATTGATAATTCTTCTTCTTTTCCCTATTTAGTGACAGTCTTAAGCGTTACTACCATAGCGGGAACATTTGCTTGGCGTTGGTGGAAACAAAAGAAAAAATATAAATCCCTACAATCACTCCCCTCCCCTCCTAAACACTGGCTATTAGGAAATCTTCCGCAAGTTTTAGCAGCAGTAAAACAGAAAAAATTATTCCAATTATTTTTTGATTGGAGCCAGCAGCTAGGCCCGATGTATGTTGTATGGAATGGTAGTTCTCCAGTTGTTATTTTAAGTAAACCAAAAGTTATTGAAGATACCATCGTCAATGGAATGAGAGATGGTAGCTTAATCAGATCCGCACGATTGCGCCAAGCTTGGAACGATATCAGTGGTCCCATTCTTATAGGAGAAACAGGGAATGAGTGGCAATGGCGACGCAAAGTTTGGAACCCAGAATTCAGTTCTAGCAGTCTCGCCAAATATCTTAAAATTATTAATCAAGCCTGTGTACAAGTAATTGACACACTCAAGGAAACTGCACTACCAAAAGAAGTTGAGGTAGACCCCCTGTTTGTAGAACTAACAATGAGGGTGATTTCCTCTCTTGTACTAGGTATTCCTGTAGATAGAAAGATTACTACTAATGAAGGGCCACCCCTGGAAGTTCTCAAGGTGTACGAAGCGATGTGTGTTGTAGGCTATCGATTCCTACGACAAGCTACTGGTGAGAAGATATGGATGAAATATTTGCCCACCAAGAATTCACAAGATTATTGGGCATCAAGACGATATTTAGAGGAATTTTTAACTCCCCGTGTAGACTTAGCTTTACAGATGAGAGAACAAAGTACTGATTTTCCCCAAGTCAGTCCTTTGTTTCGTGAATCAATGTTAGTCAGAATCGCGGCTAAAGAACCAAAATATAATCGCCAAACATTAATAGCAGAATCTGTTGAATTTCTAATAGCTGGTACCGACACAACAGCCCATACTCTATCTTTTGCAGTGGGAGAGTTGAGCTTAAATCCAAGGGTTTTTCAGAAAGCAAGGGAGATAGTTGACCAGGCTTGGCAAGGTCAAGACAATATTAATACAGAAAGCTTTAAGGAATTGGCTTATATTAGCGCAATTCTCAAGGAGACGTTGCGCCTTTATTCAATCGCCTCAGGCTCGACTTCCTTGGAGGCTCAACGCGACACGGTAATTGAGGGTAAAGTGATCCCTAGTGGTACAAGAATATCCTGGTCAATGCTTGCTGCTGGAAGAGATCCAGAAGTCTATGCTAATCCTGAGGAATTTCTGCCCGAACGTTGGTTAGACAAGAGTAAGGAAACTAGTTCGCTGCCAATGATAGACTTTGGCTCAGGACCTCATCGTTGCTTAGGAGAGCATCTATCAATGCTGGAAGGGACTATGATGCTAGCATTATTACTTCGTCACTTCGACTGGGAGTTAGTCAACGGCCGTTCTTCTCTGGAACAGTTACAGCAAAACCTGTTAATTTATCCGTCCGATAAAATGCCAGTGCGCTTTCGGTTGAGAAATTGA
- a CDS encoding NAD(P)/FAD-dependent oxidoreductase: MDVAIIGCGVVGAAIAYELSQVPGIKITVFDKQPPAQASTGAALGVLVCIISQKIKGKAWQMRQTSIQRYETLIPELEAITGRKIPFNRQGILSLCLEAEKLESWENLAAIRHTQGWKLEIWDTKKLKHICPQVDHRQIIGAVYSPQDRQLDPTALTLALVEAAQHKGVTFKFGVTVLGFPTIEATQCTSIETTEGKITADWIIISAGLGSTAITTQLNQPVDIRPVLGQALQVRLDHPLGNPDFQPAITGNDVHIVPVGGGDYWIGATVEFPTDNHEIPPNQELLESVRQQAIAFCPELATAEIIRTWSGLRPRPEGRPAPVIDQLPGFSNVLLATGHYRNGVLLAPATAKAIREKIFK, encoded by the coding sequence ATGGATGTAGCGATTATTGGCTGTGGCGTTGTTGGTGCGGCGATCGCCTATGAACTCAGTCAAGTCCCAGGAATCAAAATCACAGTTTTTGACAAACAACCACCCGCCCAAGCTTCTACAGGTGCAGCCCTTGGTGTTTTGGTATGCATCATTAGCCAAAAAATCAAGGGTAAGGCTTGGCAGATGCGACAAACTAGTATCCAACGTTATGAAACCTTAATTCCTGAACTGGAAGCTATTACAGGGCGAAAAATCCCTTTTAACCGTCAAGGAATTCTCAGTCTGTGCTTAGAAGCAGAAAAGTTAGAAAGCTGGGAAAATTTAGCAGCCATTCGCCACACCCAAGGCTGGAAATTAGAAATTTGGGATACGAAAAAACTCAAACATATCTGTCCCCAAGTTGATCATCGGCAAATTATCGGCGCTGTCTACTCTCCACAAGACCGCCAACTAGACCCCACAGCTTTGACTTTAGCTTTAGTTGAGGCTGCCCAACATAAGGGAGTAACTTTTAAATTTGGTGTGACGGTGTTGGGTTTCCCCACTATAGAAGCGACCCAATGCACATCCATTGAGACTACAGAAGGTAAAATCACCGCAGATTGGATAATTATCTCAGCTGGTTTGGGTTCCACAGCTATTACAACACAACTGAATCAACCAGTAGATATTCGTCCTGTGTTGGGACAAGCTTTGCAAGTACGCTTAGACCATCCATTAGGCAATCCCGACTTTCAACCAGCAATTACAGGTAATGACGTGCATATAGTCCCTGTAGGTGGTGGAGACTATTGGATAGGTGCAACGGTGGAATTTCCCACAGATAATCATGAAATCCCGCCTAATCAAGAATTACTAGAGTCTGTCAGACAACAGGCGATCGCTTTTTGTCCAGAATTAGCCACAGCCGAAATTATTCGCACTTGGTCAGGACTACGCCCCCGCCCTGAAGGTCGCCCCGCACCAGTCATTGATCAATTACCAGGGTTTAGTAATGTTCTGTTGGCTACTGGACACTATCGCAACGGTGTTTTACTCGCACCCGCCACGGCAAAGGCAATTCGTGAGAAGATTTTCAAATAG
- a CDS encoding tetratricopeptide repeat protein, giving the protein MIEQVAIAFEHKDYQTAAKLLKQLLKESPENPWVQFYQGRLYEVSQKYREAEGIYRQLLRSTQSNKIVTLARQGLQRIQEIEQEERQRAIAQATAEPCNTEQGILILEPLSNELKAQAAVKFAEIMQLDPYSARLVLPSRSWKFYRIGRVGELKFYGTQLQQAGIPCFWTAISAIEQIQVFQVKNFSESQAKVTVICSNQTNQVGSLTFDWSEVSARVMGLLPIFEDVVDVDARGKLERKTQTQDYIQFCDLHLPSRRCILRLHDNGYEFQQGVKVSSTASQNTIRINWNNLLDWISLHLAEVRIWSDFTHFAETVLEQKEMLENLQSHVHLYRREKTNWDPAFHLYSGLIFIQGMPKT; this is encoded by the coding sequence ATGATTGAGCAAGTTGCGATCGCCTTTGAACATAAAGACTATCAAACAGCCGCTAAATTACTCAAACAGCTGTTAAAAGAGTCGCCGGAAAATCCTTGGGTGCAATTTTATCAAGGGAGATTGTACGAAGTTTCACAAAAGTACCGAGAAGCAGAAGGAATTTATCGGCAATTATTACGCAGCACACAAAGTAACAAAATTGTCACCCTCGCACGCCAAGGTTTGCAGCGCATACAAGAAATTGAGCAAGAAGAAAGACAAAGAGCGATCGCTCAAGCCACAGCCGAACCCTGCAATACTGAACAAGGCATACTCATATTAGAACCTCTCAGCAACGAACTAAAAGCCCAAGCAGCAGTTAAGTTTGCAGAAATCATGCAGCTAGATCCCTACAGTGCTAGGCTAGTGCTGCCTAGTCGTAGTTGGAAGTTTTACCGTATTGGGCGTGTGGGAGAACTCAAGTTTTATGGTACACAGCTACAGCAAGCAGGTATTCCTTGCTTTTGGACAGCCATTAGCGCCATTGAACAAATACAAGTTTTTCAAGTCAAAAATTTTTCAGAATCCCAAGCAAAAGTAACCGTGATTTGCTCCAATCAGACAAATCAAGTTGGTTCACTCACATTTGATTGGTCAGAAGTTTCCGCACGAGTGATGGGACTTTTACCAATTTTTGAGGACGTTGTAGACGTTGATGCTAGGGGTAAACTGGAACGCAAAACCCAAACCCAAGACTACATTCAGTTTTGTGATTTACATTTACCTAGTAGACGTTGTATTTTGAGACTCCATGATAATGGCTATGAATTTCAACAAGGTGTAAAAGTTTCTTCTACAGCTAGTCAGAACACCATCAGAATCAATTGGAATAACTTACTAGACTGGATTAGCCTGCACTTAGCAGAAGTCAGGATTTGGTCAGATTTTACACATTTTGCTGAGACAGTACTAGAGCAAAAAGAAATGCTGGAAAACCTTCAGTCTCATGTTCACCTATATCGTAGGGAAAAGACTAACTGGGACCCAGCATTTCATTTATATAGTGGATTGATATTTATTCAAGGAATGCCGAAAACTTAA
- the acsF gene encoding magnesium-protoporphyrin IX monomethyl ester (oxidative) cyclase, which produces MVNTLPKPGIKTPSKETVLTPRFYTTDFETAANLDLSAQENELQAMLAEMRADYNRHHFVRDEAFEQSWEHIDGEARQAFIEYLERSCISEFSGFLLFKELSRKLKNRSPVLAEMFQLMARDEARHAGFLNKAMGDFKLSLDLATVTKTRTYTFFPIEWVLYTVYLSEKIGYWRYIIIFRHLEKHPENQFYPIFRYFESWCQDENRHGDIFKALLRSQPQLWNNWKARLWSRFFLLSVFATHTLTVHERSGFYKSLGLDATDFDLQVVRNTNETAGRAFPVMLNTEHPKFFPLLQRCAGYNLNISEIERSSQPKFVKLIRKLPLIAAIVWNLLMVYLIKPIDTEALRETVR; this is translated from the coding sequence ATGGTTAATACCCTACCCAAACCAGGAATCAAAACCCCCAGCAAAGAAACTGTACTCACCCCCCGGTTTTATACTACAGATTTTGAAACCGCCGCCAACCTGGATTTGTCTGCCCAGGAAAACGAGTTACAGGCGATGTTGGCAGAAATGCGGGCAGACTACAACCGCCACCATTTCGTTCGAGATGAAGCCTTTGAACAGTCGTGGGAACACATTGACGGTGAAGCCAGACAGGCGTTTATTGAGTATTTGGAACGTTCTTGCATTTCTGAGTTTTCCGGCTTCTTACTCTTCAAGGAATTATCCCGCAAGCTAAAAAATCGCAGTCCAGTTTTAGCAGAAATGTTTCAACTGATGGCGCGTGATGAAGCCCGCCACGCCGGGTTTCTCAACAAAGCAATGGGTGATTTTAAACTCTCCCTAGATTTAGCCACGGTGACTAAAACCCGCACCTATACGTTTTTCCCGATTGAGTGGGTACTTTACACCGTTTACCTATCAGAAAAAATTGGCTACTGGCGTTACATTATTATTTTCAGACATTTAGAAAAGCACCCGGAAAACCAGTTTTACCCCATCTTCCGCTACTTTGAGAGTTGGTGTCAGGACGAAAACCGCCACGGCGACATATTCAAAGCACTTTTACGTTCTCAACCGCAACTATGGAACAACTGGAAAGCTAGGTTGTGGAGTCGCTTTTTCTTGCTATCGGTATTTGCTACCCACACCCTGACAGTTCATGAACGTTCCGGTTTCTACAAATCCCTGGGACTTGATGCGACAGATTTTGATCTTCAAGTAGTCCGCAACACCAATGAAACGGCGGGACGAGCTTTTCCTGTAATGTTGAATACCGAACATCCCAAGTTTTTCCCACTGCTACAACGCTGTGCAGGTTACAACTTGAACATTTCCGAAATTGAGCGCAGTTCTCAGCCGAAATTTGTGAAGCTGATTCGCAAACTACCTTTAATTGCAGCCATTGTTTGGAATCTCTTGATGGTTTACCTCATCAAACCCATTGATACTGAAGCTTTGCGGGAAACCGTGCGTTAG
- a CDS encoding alpha/beta fold hydrolase, with protein sequence MSITEHKITVNTLEWFYRESEPVGRSDLLPVLLLHGIPSQSYSWRNILPALAAQGTRAIAPDWIGSGFSAKPEKHEFAYSTEAYITALAGFIQALEIERFSLVVQGFLGSVGLQYALKYPEQIANIAILNTPISTAAKLPWKIKQMGLPFIGDMMTQDPLLIDRTLEGGSRYRIEDKDLDIYRKPFLKTSAVGRALLNTIRNLQLPVAMTEIESGFKQWQQPILVQWGMIDPWLPVEVAQKFVETAPNAELIKLNNVGHYPQEHYDKTILEDLLPFVRRAES encoded by the coding sequence GTGTCAATAACAGAACATAAAATAACAGTAAATACTTTAGAGTGGTTTTATCGGGAATCTGAACCAGTTGGCAGAAGTGACTTACTACCGGTGTTGTTACTGCACGGCATACCATCACAAAGTTACAGTTGGCGGAATATTCTACCAGCTTTGGCGGCTCAAGGAACGCGAGCGATCGCCCCAGATTGGATTGGTTCTGGCTTTTCTGCCAAGCCTGAGAAACACGAATTTGCCTACAGTACTGAAGCTTACATCACAGCCTTAGCGGGATTTATTCAAGCTTTAGAAATTGAGCGTTTTTCTCTTGTTGTACAGGGATTCTTAGGGTCTGTTGGTCTACAATACGCCTTAAAATATCCCGAACAAATCGCCAACATAGCTATATTAAATACACCAATTTCAACGGCTGCCAAGTTACCTTGGAAAATTAAACAAATGGGTCTACCTTTTATTGGTGACATGATGACTCAAGACCCATTATTAATTGACCGGACTCTCGAAGGTGGTAGCCGTTATCGTATTGAAGACAAAGATTTAGATATTTATCGTAAACCATTTTTGAAAACCTCGGCTGTGGGACGAGCGCTTTTAAATACAATTCGCAACTTGCAACTCCCAGTAGCCATGACAGAAATTGAGTCTGGTTTTAAACAATGGCAACAACCAATTCTGGTTCAATGGGGTATGATTGACCCTTGGTTGCCTGTAGAAGTAGCACAAAAGTTTGTCGAGACTGCACCCAATGCTGAATTAATCAAACTCAATAACGTCGGTCACTACCCACAAGAACACTACGATAAAACAATCCTAGAAGACCTTCTGCCCTTTGTGCGCCGTGCTGAGTCCTGA
- a CDS encoding dienelactone hydrolase family protein — MKQITRRQFIATATLTTGFALAVKPISAQVITTDTQGLVAGAVKIPVQDGEIPAYRALPATGENFPIVLVIQEIFGVHEHIQDVCRRFAKLGYLAIAPELFARQGDVSKLSNIDEIRQVVAKVPDAQVFSDLDATVGWAVKSSKGNADQLAITGFCWGGRITWLYSAYNPKVKAGVAWYGRLVGNSTELTPKHPVDIAPNLTVPVLGLYGGKDTGIPLDTVEQMRVGIARRRHRLKSSSSKSEIVVYPDAPHAFFADYRPSYREKEAQDGWKRLQAWFKQYGVSK, encoded by the coding sequence ATGAAACAGATCACCCGTCGCCAATTTATCGCTACTGCTACTTTAACAACTGGCTTTGCGTTAGCCGTCAAACCCATTTCTGCCCAAGTGATTACCACTGATACACAAGGATTAGTTGCAGGTGCAGTGAAAATTCCCGTCCAAGATGGTGAAATTCCAGCTTATCGAGCATTACCAGCTACTGGTGAGAATTTTCCGATTGTGTTGGTGATTCAAGAAATCTTCGGTGTACATGAACACATTCAAGATGTCTGTCGTCGTTTTGCCAAGTTGGGATATTTAGCGATCGCACCAGAATTATTTGCTCGTCAAGGTGATGTCTCGAAGTTAAGCAATATCGATGAAATTCGCCAAGTAGTCGCAAAAGTACCGGATGCCCAGGTATTCTCTGATCTGGATGCTACCGTTGGTTGGGCTGTCAAATCATCCAAAGGTAATGCTGATCAATTAGCCATTACAGGCTTTTGTTGGGGGGGTCGGATTACTTGGTTGTACTCAGCATACAACCCCAAAGTTAAGGCGGGTGTCGCGTGGTATGGTCGGTTGGTGGGTAATTCTACAGAATTAACCCCGAAACATCCTGTGGATATTGCCCCTAATTTGACAGTTCCAGTGCTGGGATTGTATGGAGGAAAGGATACAGGCATTCCATTAGATACAGTAGAGCAAATGCGCGTAGGCATAGCCCGTCGTAGACATCGCTTAAAATCCAGCAGTAGTAAATCGGAAATTGTGGTATATCCTGATGCGCCCCACGCCTTTTTTGCCGATTATCGTCCTTCTTACAGAGAAAAAGAAGCTCAAGACGGCTGGAAACGCCTCCAAGCATGGTTTAAACAGTATGGAGTTTCTAAGTAA
- the hemF gene encoding oxygen-dependent coproporphyrinogen oxidase: MGRHSDNSLQESANHTVLLTSPTNTIPKDSRQRSQQFMQNLQDEICTALEQLDGKASFHQDHWERAEGGEGRTRVIREGRVFEQGGVNFSAVWGNSLPASILAQRPEAAGHEFFATGTSMVLHPRNPYVPTVHLNYRYFEAGPIWWFGGGADLTPYYAFKEDAVHFHQTLKNACDVHNPEYYPTFKRWCDEYFYLRHREEQRGIGGIFFDYQDASGKLYVESQTDSSVAIYSQKVGNVARNWEDIFAFVQSCGQAFLPAYLPIVERRQGIEYGDRQRNFQLYRRGRYVEFNLVYDRGTVFGLQTKGRTESILMSLPPLARWEYCYEPEAGSPEAELTEVFLQPRDWV, encoded by the coding sequence ATGGGTCGTCATTCCGATAATTCTCTGCAAGAATCTGCAAATCACACAGTATTGCTGACCTCACCTACCAACACAATACCCAAGGATTCACGGCAGCGATCGCAGCAATTCATGCAGAACTTACAGGATGAGATTTGCACAGCCTTAGAGCAACTTGACGGGAAAGCAAGCTTTCACCAAGACCACTGGGAGCGAGCAGAAGGGGGAGAAGGACGTACCCGCGTGATTCGAGAAGGGCGGGTGTTTGAACAAGGTGGCGTGAACTTTTCCGCCGTGTGGGGAAATAGCCTACCTGCTTCAATTTTGGCGCAACGTCCAGAAGCAGCCGGACATGAGTTTTTTGCCACAGGAACTTCAATGGTGTTGCATCCCCGAAATCCCTACGTACCAACAGTACATCTCAACTATCGCTACTTTGAAGCTGGCCCTATTTGGTGGTTTGGTGGTGGGGCTGATTTAACCCCATATTATGCCTTTAAAGAGGATGCGGTTCACTTTCATCAGACGCTCAAAAATGCCTGTGATGTCCATAATCCAGAATATTATCCAACCTTTAAACGCTGGTGTGATGAATACTTCTATTTACGACATCGGGAAGAACAGCGAGGTATTGGTGGTATTTTCTTCGACTATCAAGATGCTAGCGGTAAGCTTTACGTTGAAAGTCAAACAGATAGTTCAGTCGCAATTTACAGCCAGAAAGTGGGAAATGTAGCGCGGAATTGGGAAGATATCTTTGCGTTTGTGCAGTCTTGCGGTCAGGCTTTCTTACCTGCTTACTTGCCTATTGTAGAACGCAGGCAAGGAATTGAGTATGGCGATCGCCAGCGTAATTTTCAACTTTACCGTCGGGGTCGTTACGTTGAGTTTAATTTAGTTTACGACCGAGGAACTGTATTTGGTTTGCAAACTAAGGGACGGACAGAATCGATTCTCATGTCTTTACCACCCTTAGCACGTTGGGAATATTGCTACGAACCGGAAGCAGGAAGCCCGGAAGCAGAACTGACGGAAGTTTTTCTCCAGCCTAGAGATTGGGTTTAG
- the mnmA gene encoding tRNA 2-thiouridine(34) synthase MnmA — protein MKKVVVGLSGGVDSSTAAAILHNQGYEVIGLTLWLMKGKGQCCSEGMIDAAYICEQLGIPHEVVDMRDVFQTHIVDYLVTGYGAGITPLPCSQCNKTVKFGPMVQYASEKLGCDRIATGHYARIRYDEATGRYQLLRAVDRNKDQSYFLYDLSQDLLAASLFPLGEMEKADTRRIATEHGLKTADKPESQDLCLVESNGSMRAFLDKYIAPKKGDIVDTAGKVLGQHDGVHHYTIGQRKGLGIAAPEPLYVVELDAVHNKVVVGDRTKATQEECTVNRVNWVSIAEPSTPIRAAVQIRYRSAPEPVTVIPLENSRVRLVFDEPQFSITPGQAAVWYDGNKVLGGGIIEQFSK, from the coding sequence ATGAAAAAAGTTGTCGTCGGTCTTTCTGGTGGCGTTGACAGTTCTACAGCCGCCGCTATCCTCCATAATCAGGGCTATGAAGTAATTGGTTTAACCCTTTGGTTAATGAAAGGTAAAGGTCAGTGTTGCTCTGAAGGAATGATCGACGCGGCTTATATTTGTGAACAGTTGGGCATTCCCCATGAAGTGGTGGATATGCGGGATGTGTTTCAAACTCATATTGTCGATTATCTAGTGACTGGTTATGGTGCTGGGATTACTCCGTTGCCTTGCTCTCAGTGCAACAAAACGGTGAAGTTCGGGCCAATGGTGCAGTATGCCAGTGAAAAATTGGGATGCGATCGCATCGCTACGGGTCATTATGCCCGTATTCGCTACGACGAAGCAACCGGACGTTACCAGCTATTAAGGGCTGTTGACCGCAACAAAGACCAATCTTATTTCCTGTATGATTTGTCTCAAGATTTACTTGCAGCCTCACTATTTCCTCTAGGAGAAATGGAAAAAGCTGATACCCGTCGCATCGCCACCGAACACGGACTAAAAACCGCCGATAAGCCAGAAAGCCAAGACCTGTGCCTAGTTGAAAGCAACGGTTCTATGCGGGCTTTTCTGGATAAGTATATCGCACCCAAAAAAGGCGATATTGTAGATACCGCAGGCAAAGTTTTAGGACAACATGATGGTGTCCATCATTACACGATTGGTCAACGCAAAGGCTTAGGGATTGCGGCACCTGAACCACTGTATGTGGTGGAATTAGATGCAGTTCATAATAAAGTAGTTGTAGGCGATCGCACTAAAGCTACTCAAGAAGAATGTACTGTTAACCGAGTCAATTGGGTTTCCATCGCTGAACCATCCACCCCAATTCGTGCAGCTGTACAAATCCGCTATCGTTCTGCACCTGAACCAGTGACAGTGATCCCTTTGGAGAATTCCCGCGTCCGCTTGGTATTTGATGAACCTCAGTTCAGCATTACCCCTGGACAAGCGGCGGTGTGGTATGACGGCAATAAGGTTTTAGGTGGTGGAATTATTGAACAATTTAGTAAATAA
- the psbQ gene encoding photosystem II protein PsbQ, whose product MNRQKETNQFQCMARQRSIISLILVLLATFLISCGSPTTVVVPPTYTSAQLEKIQGYAPDIQAVRDRADELKNLIQKKEWIKVGNFIHGPITEARLNMTYITPNLLPKDQATARQINKDFLNHLVKIDQAASAGNSPLALNNYQAAVADIDKFIQLLPDTSSQSEEG is encoded by the coding sequence GTGAATCGGCAAAAGGAAACCAACCAATTTCAGTGTATGGCGCGTCAACGCTCAATTATTTCATTAATTCTGGTATTATTAGCAACTTTCCTAATTAGTTGTGGTAGTCCCACTACCGTAGTTGTACCCCCAACCTACACATCTGCACAACTTGAGAAAATTCAAGGATACGCGCCTGATATTCAGGCTGTACGCGATCGCGCGGACGAACTGAAAAACCTGATCCAGAAAAAAGAATGGATCAAAGTGGGTAATTTTATTCACGGCCCCATTACGGAAGCCAGATTAAATATGACCTACATCACACCTAACCTGCTACCTAAAGACCAAGCTACAGCACGGCAAATCAACAAAGATTTTCTCAACCACTTAGTTAAAATCGATCAGGCCGCTAGTGCTGGTAATTCTCCCCTTGCCCTAAATAACTATCAAGCTGCTGTTGCAGATATTGATAAGTTCATTCAACTGCTACCTGATACCAGTAGTCAGTCAGAAGAAGGTTAA
- a CDS encoding esterase/lipase family protein — translation METQNLQRNPVLLVHGITDTETVFNPMAVYLRQLGWTVYTLNLVPNNGEAPLNVLAQQVADYVCATITPEQPFDLVGFSMGGIVSRYYVQKLGGISRVQRFVTISSPHHGTVVAYASQHPGCVQMRPNSLFLQDLNRDVQMLEQLNFTSIWTPYDLMIIPTHSSKMPVGKELTIPVALHSWMLKDFRSIEAVAAALAEPINCDRPFEYIRN, via the coding sequence ATGGAAACTCAAAATCTGCAACGCAACCCTGTATTGTTGGTGCATGGTATTACTGATACAGAAACTGTCTTTAATCCAATGGCGGTTTATTTAAGACAACTGGGTTGGACTGTATACACGCTGAATTTAGTACCTAACAACGGCGAAGCCCCACTTAATGTATTAGCACAGCAGGTAGCTGATTACGTCTGTGCAACCATTACACCCGAACAACCATTCGATTTAGTCGGCTTCAGTATGGGGGGGATTGTCAGTCGTTACTATGTGCAGAAATTGGGGGGGATTAGTCGTGTGCAACGCTTTGTGACTATTTCTTCTCCTCATCATGGTACCGTAGTCGCTTATGCTTCTCAGCATCCTGGCTGTGTGCAGATGCGTCCCAATAGCCTCTTCCTTCAAGATTTGAATCGTGATGTCCAAATGTTAGAGCAGTTAAATTTTACTTCTATTTGGACACCCTATGATTTGATGATTATCCCTACCCACAGTTCAAAAATGCCTGTCGGTAAAGAACTAACTATTCCCGTAGCTTTGCATTCATGGATGCTAAAAGATTTTAGGAGTATAGAGGCTGTAGCCGCAGCTTTAGCAGAGCCGATTAATTGCGATCGCCCTTTTGAGTATATTCGTAATTAA
- a CDS encoding 16S rRNA (uracil(1498)-N(3))-methyltransferase yields the protein MSQLQRITIAPSQLQQEQVLLTTQQKHYLKRVLRLREGDRFIVMDGLGKWWLANLTEEQAQVLEELAVKTELPVAITLMIALPKGSGFDEVVRSCTELGVACIAPVLSDRTLLNPSTQKLERWRRIASEAAEQSERAFVPTILEPLTFSDAVNNITAVHRYICEARGEYVHLKNVLTDISGGVVVAIGPEGGWTDRELEEATTLRFQPVSLGGRILRAVTAPLVALSLISAACEG from the coding sequence ATGAGCCAATTACAACGAATTACGATCGCACCTTCTCAACTCCAACAAGAACAAGTTCTACTGACAACCCAACAAAAACATTACTTAAAACGGGTGTTGCGGTTGCGTGAGGGCGATCGCTTTATTGTGATGGATGGACTGGGTAAGTGGTGGTTGGCTAACCTCACGGAGGAACAAGCCCAGGTATTAGAAGAATTAGCCGTAAAAACAGAATTACCTGTAGCAATTACGCTGATGATTGCTTTGCCTAAGGGTAGTGGATTTGATGAAGTTGTGCGGAGTTGTACGGAGTTAGGAGTAGCTTGTATAGCTCCAGTGTTGAGCGATCGCACTTTACTAAATCCCAGTACCCAAAAGCTAGAACGTTGGCGACGTATAGCCAGCGAAGCCGCAGAGCAATCGGAGCGTGCTTTTGTACCGACGATTTTAGAGCCTCTAACTTTTAGTGACGCTGTTAATAATATTACAGCCGTTCATCGTTATATTTGTGAAGCCCGTGGTGAGTATGTCCATCTGAAAAACGTTCTCACAGACATATCTGGGGGAGTTGTAGTGGCAATTGGCCCAGAGGGAGGATGGACAGATAGAGAATTAGAGGAAGCTACTACACTTAGGTTTCAACCAGTATCCTTAGGGGGGAGAATCTTACGTGCAGTTACAGCCCCACTTGTAGCATTATCCTTAATTAGCGCAGCTTGTGAAGGATGA